A single genomic interval of Mucilaginibacter robiniae harbors:
- a CDS encoding catalase produces the protein MKSTKSDNSENNNKKIDNLASHTESGTGEFMTTNTGLYINDDNNTLKAGERGPSLLEDFHYREKMTHFDHERIPERVVHARGAAAHGYFEAYDSSFSKYTKAKFLTDPSRKTPVFLRFSTVAGSRGSTDLARDVRGFAIKFYTEEGNFDMVGNNIPVFFIQDAIKFPDLIHAVKPEPHNEIPQAASAHDTFWDWVSLSPESMHMIMWVMSDRAIPRSYRMMQGFGVHTFRFINEEGKSTFVKFHFKPKLGVHSVAWDEAQKISGKDPDFHRRDLHEAIEAGAFPEWEFGVQLIPEEDELKYNFDLLDATKIIPEELVPVQPIGRLVLNRNPDNYFAETEQVAYHLGHVVPGIDFSNDPLLQGRLFSYTDTQLKRLGSPNFQEIPINRPINTVHNNQRDGHMRQQINKGKAAYHPNTMGGGYPEQAMASNGGYVSYPERVEGPKIRKRAKSFMDFFSQATLFYNSQSEAEKTHIMDALRFELGKVDMMDIRERVLVLLNKVDKTLAKGVAEGLGMEVPEPKYPLNHSYGADANPDDYQPDTRKPMVDKSDALSMANSPKDSIETRQIAFLAADGVDADSISTMKKALEDEKAVVRVIAPHAGFIKDSKGNQIMVDKSFLAFSSVLVDAVYIPGGEKSVAMLKDEPDAIHFINEAYRHCKAIAADAEGTELVKATYVNAKLKNGKPETGAPATAGVLFGEDKGTDKLAKEFIHAIAQHRFWEREKKDKIPA, from the coding sequence ATGAAAAGCACAAAATCAGACAATTCTGAAAACAACAACAAAAAGATTGACAATCTGGCGTCTCACACCGAAAGCGGAACAGGCGAGTTCATGACCACCAACACCGGCCTGTATATTAATGATGACAACAACACCTTAAAAGCCGGTGAAAGAGGCCCATCTCTTTTAGAAGATTTTCACTATCGGGAAAAAATGACTCATTTTGACCATGAGCGTATTCCGGAACGCGTGGTACATGCCCGCGGTGCTGCAGCACATGGTTATTTTGAGGCTTACGATAGTTCTTTTAGCAAATACACCAAAGCAAAATTTTTAACTGATCCTTCACGTAAAACCCCGGTATTTTTGCGTTTCTCTACGGTTGCCGGTTCACGTGGTTCAACCGATTTAGCTCGTGATGTGCGTGGCTTTGCCATTAAGTTTTACACCGAAGAAGGTAACTTTGACATGGTGGGTAACAACATACCTGTGTTTTTCATACAGGATGCGATCAAGTTTCCGGATTTGATACACGCAGTGAAACCAGAGCCACATAATGAAATCCCGCAAGCGGCTTCAGCACATGATACTTTTTGGGATTGGGTTTCTTTATCGCCAGAATCTATGCACATGATTATGTGGGTAATGAGCGATCGTGCCATTCCGCGCAGCTACCGCATGATGCAGGGCTTTGGTGTGCATACCTTCCGTTTTATTAACGAAGAAGGCAAAAGCACCTTTGTTAAATTTCACTTTAAACCCAAATTGGGTGTACACTCTGTAGCTTGGGATGAAGCACAAAAAATATCTGGTAAAGATCCTGATTTTCACCGTCGCGATTTGCATGAGGCTATTGAAGCCGGCGCTTTCCCTGAATGGGAATTTGGGGTACAGCTTATTCCGGAAGAAGACGAATTGAAGTACAACTTTGATTTACTGGATGCCACCAAAATCATACCGGAAGAATTAGTGCCTGTTCAGCCTATTGGCCGTTTGGTACTGAATCGAAATCCGGATAACTACTTCGCTGAAACTGAACAAGTAGCTTACCACTTGGGCCACGTAGTACCTGGTATTGATTTTAGTAACGATCCGCTGCTGCAAGGTCGCTTATTTTCATACACCGATACACAGTTAAAACGTTTAGGCAGTCCTAACTTCCAGGAAATACCAATTAACCGTCCTATCAATACCGTGCATAATAACCAGCGCGACGGACACATGCGCCAGCAAATTAATAAAGGTAAAGCAGCTTACCACCCGAATACTATGGGTGGTGGTTATCCTGAACAAGCTATGGCCTCAAACGGCGGTTATGTAAGCTATCCTGAACGTGTAGAAGGACCAAAAATTCGTAAACGTGCGAAAAGCTTTATGGATTTTTTCAGCCAGGCTACCCTATTCTACAATAGCCAGAGTGAAGCCGAAAAAACACACATCATGGATGCTTTACGTTTTGAATTGGGTAAAGTAGATATGATGGATATTCGTGAACGTGTATTAGTGCTACTGAATAAAGTAGATAAAACCCTAGCTAAAGGTGTAGCCGAAGGTTTAGGTATGGAAGTACCCGAACCTAAGTATCCACTAAACCACAGCTACGGTGCAGATGCCAACCCTGACGATTACCAACCAGATACCCGCAAGCCAATGGTAGATAAATCGGATGCATTAAGCATGGCGAATAGTCCAAAAGACAGTATTGAAACCCGCCAAATAGCATTTTTAGCAGCCGATGGTGTAGATGCTGACTCGATTAGTACTATGAAGAAAGCACTAGAAGATGAAAAAGCAGTAGTGCGGGTAATTGCTCCACATGCAGGCTTTATTAAAGATTCTAAAGGCAACCAGATTATGGTTGATAAATCTTTCCTGGCTTTCTCTTCTGTATTGGTGGATGCCGTGTACATTCCGGGTGGTGAAAAAAGTGTAGCTATGCTGAAGGATGAACCGGATGCTATTCACTTTATTAATGAAGCATACCGTCATTGCAAAGCCATTGCAGCCGATGCTGAAGGTACCGAGTTAGTAAAAGCCACTTACGTGAATGCTAAACTTAAAAATGGCAAACCTGAAACTGGTGCACCAGCTACAGCAGGTGTATTGTTCGGTGAAGATAAAGGAACCGACAAACTAGCTAAAGAATTTATTCATGCTATAGCTCAGCACCGTTTCTGGGAGCGCGAGAAAAAAGATAAAATTCCGGCTTAA
- a CDS encoding MFS transporter, protein MANNTNSLASTISTTPYRYSKEVLRAAVGAIFFLPGLIFASWASRIATIQQSLNLSDTALGAILFSIPVGLMLSLPFAGWMISKVGSRKLAIAALILYSVALIGLGAAPNIPLLIACMVAYGFASNSANIAVNTQAVATEKMYNRPILASFHGLWSLAGFAGAGIGTFMIASNILPVQHFTVIAILVIIGLLISVRYLLDDHTPADDSPMFVLPDRSLIKLGIIAFCSLICEGAMFDWSVIYFKKVVHAQNAWMAAGYTCAMGTMALGRFVADGFAHRFGVKRTLQVSGILTASGIFIAILFPYLLPAMVGFLLVGAGVSSVVPMVYSLAGRSTTMSPGMALAAVSTIGFVGFLVGPPVIGFLSGAFNLRIALILVMVMGCSVAAISTKIKF, encoded by the coding sequence ATGGCAAACAACACCAATTCACTGGCATCTACAATATCAACCACGCCGTACCGATATTCAAAGGAGGTATTACGTGCAGCTGTAGGCGCTATTTTTTTTCTACCCGGATTGATTTTCGCCAGTTGGGCATCACGCATTGCTACTATTCAACAATCGTTAAACTTATCTGACACAGCTTTGGGTGCTATTCTATTTTCTATACCTGTAGGCTTAATGCTATCGCTGCCCTTTGCCGGCTGGATGATTAGTAAGGTAGGCAGCCGCAAGCTAGCTATTGCAGCCTTAATTTTGTATAGTGTAGCACTAATTGGCTTAGGTGCAGCACCTAATATTCCGCTGCTGATTGCCTGTATGGTGGCTTATGGCTTTGCCAGTAATTCGGCCAATATTGCCGTAAATACGCAGGCTGTTGCTACTGAGAAAATGTACAACCGCCCTATCCTAGCATCTTTTCACGGTTTGTGGAGTTTGGCAGGCTTTGCAGGAGCTGGTATTGGCACGTTCATGATAGCCAGCAACATTTTACCAGTACAACATTTTACCGTAATTGCCATACTGGTAATTATAGGTTTACTAATAAGTGTGCGCTACTTGCTGGATGACCACACACCTGCTGATGATAGCCCTATGTTTGTACTACCCGACCGATCTTTGATCAAATTGGGTATCATTGCCTTTTGCTCATTGATTTGCGAAGGGGCTATGTTCGACTGGAGCGTCATCTATTTTAAGAAAGTGGTACATGCACAAAATGCCTGGATGGCGGCTGGTTATACTTGCGCTATGGGCACTATGGCTTTAGGCCGTTTTGTGGCTGATGGCTTTGCCCACCGGTTTGGCGTTAAACGTACTTTACAGGTAAGTGGTATTTTAACAGCATCCGGCATTTTTATTGCTATTCTGTTTCCCTACCTGTTACCTGCTATGGTTGGCTTTTTACTGGTTGGTGCCGGTGTATCTTCTGTAGTACCTATGGTTTATAGTTTAGCCGGGCGCTCTACTACCATGTCGCCCGGCATGGCATTGGCAGCAGTTTCAACCATTGGGTTTGTAGGGTTTCTGGTAGGTCCTCCTGTTATCGGCTTTTTATCAGGCGCTTTTAATTTGCGTATTGCTTTGATATTGGTGATGGTAATGGGTTGCTCGGTAGCAGCTATTTCAACCAAAATCAAGTTTTAA
- a CDS encoding pirin family protein, giving the protein MRTIKNIYPAVYSPVADLVTYRALPTQYVEYVDPFLFLNHHGPQVYQSNNQGLPFGPHPHRGMETVTFILEGDIAHKDSSGHESVIKGGGVQWMRAGSGLIHAEISSDEFKQQGGDLEILQLWVNLPARLKMAEPYYIGKQKEEIPSLVLNEGKVTANVISGDWGNTHGAFESSTGIFLSTVYFKPGAELDITIPEAHNVFFYVIASELNVNGTAVKALHLAEFNHDGDTLHITSATDGILLLGHAMPFNEPVVAQGPFVMNTQEEIMQAYDDYRKGKFGTWNH; this is encoded by the coding sequence ATGAGAACCATTAAAAATATATATCCGGCAGTTTATTCACCTGTTGCCGATTTGGTTACCTATCGGGCATTACCTACGCAATATGTAGAGTATGTTGATCCTTTCTTATTTTTAAATCATCATGGTCCGCAAGTGTACCAGTCCAATAATCAAGGTTTACCTTTTGGGCCGCATCCGCATCGTGGTATGGAAACGGTTACATTTATTCTAGAAGGTGATATTGCTCACAAGGATAGCAGCGGACACGAAAGCGTGATTAAAGGTGGTGGCGTACAATGGATGCGAGCAGGTAGTGGTTTAATTCATGCCGAAATCTCATCAGATGAGTTCAAGCAGCAAGGTGGCGATCTGGAGATTTTACAACTGTGGGTAAATTTGCCTGCACGGTTAAAAATGGCTGAACCTTATTACATTGGTAAGCAAAAAGAAGAAATACCCAGCTTAGTACTGAATGAAGGAAAAGTTACTGCTAATGTAATATCTGGCGACTGGGGAAATACTCACGGGGCTTTTGAATCATCAACGGGTATATTTTTGAGCACTGTGTATTTTAAACCAGGAGCTGAGCTAGATATTACCATACCAGAAGCACACAACGTCTTCTTTTACGTAATTGCCAGTGAACTGAACGTGAATGGTACAGCGGTGAAAGCTTTACATCTGGCAGAGTTTAACCATGATGGCGATACTCTGCATATTACTTCAGCTACAGATGGTATTTTGCTGTTAGGACATGCTATGCCGTTTAATGAGCCTGTAGTAGCACAAGGTCCATTTGTGATGAACACGCAAGAGGAAATTATGCAGGCGTATGATGATTATCGTAAAGGCAAATTTGGCACTTGGAATCATTAA
- a CDS encoding aldehyde dehydrogenase family protein has translation MEQYSNLNQQFINGVWRDGSESDTIDNLNPYDNTIINTFKAASKQDVDEAYDTAKEASKTWSKTNPLVRRDLMLRAADIIMKRKDELAEWLIKEAGGTALKAQVEIKQSYDMLIEASGYPTRMHGLTIPSFTDGKETFVFRKALGVVSMISPWNFPLYLSMRTIAPAIAVGNAIVIKPASQSPVTGGTIIAKLFEEAGIPKGVINCVVGKSANIGDYFTGHPGSRLISFTGSTLVGKGIGRIGGEALKKLALELGGNNAFIILDDADVDRAVDSAIFGRFMHQGQICMSTNRILVHDSIYEEFKEKYVAKAKTLTYGDPADPKTIVGPLIDNKAVQHVLGLIEKTVAAGAKLELGGKAEGNVVQPTILSEVTKDMAIFQEEVFGPAVGLVRFKTDEEAIELANGTDYGLSGALHTRDLQRGFTIAKQIETGMIHINDQSVNDEMNTPFGGEKDSGVGRFGNDFIVDELTTVQWISVQVEPRKYPF, from the coding sequence ATGGAACAGTACAGTAATTTGAATCAGCAGTTTATAAATGGTGTTTGGCGAGATGGCAGTGAAAGCGATACTATTGATAATTTGAATCCTTACGATAATACCATAATTAATACTTTTAAAGCGGCCAGTAAGCAAGATGTAGATGAAGCTTACGACACGGCTAAAGAGGCTTCAAAAACCTGGAGCAAAACTAACCCGCTGGTAAGACGAGATTTGATGTTACGTGCAGCCGACATCATTATGAAGCGCAAAGATGAACTTGCTGAGTGGCTGATTAAAGAAGCAGGTGGCACGGCCTTGAAAGCCCAGGTTGAGATTAAGCAAAGTTATGATATGTTGATTGAAGCATCAGGTTATCCAACCCGTATGCACGGTCTTACCATCCCATCATTTACAGATGGTAAAGAAACCTTTGTGTTTCGTAAAGCATTAGGTGTAGTCAGCATGATTAGCCCATGGAACTTTCCATTGTACCTTTCTATGCGTACCATAGCACCTGCTATAGCCGTAGGTAATGCTATCGTGATTAAGCCGGCATCACAATCGCCGGTAACAGGAGGGACTATCATAGCTAAGCTTTTTGAAGAAGCAGGTATTCCAAAAGGAGTCATCAATTGTGTTGTAGGTAAATCGGCCAACATAGGGGATTATTTCACCGGGCATCCAGGCTCACGCCTAATTTCTTTTACCGGTTCAACACTAGTGGGTAAAGGTATTGGCCGTATTGGTGGCGAAGCGTTGAAAAAGCTGGCATTAGAGTTAGGCGGCAATAATGCATTTATCATATTGGATGATGCCGATGTGGATAGAGCGGTAGATTCAGCCATTTTCGGTCGGTTTATGCACCAAGGGCAAATTTGTATGTCAACCAATCGTATTCTGGTGCATGATAGTATTTACGAAGAGTTCAAGGAGAAATATGTAGCCAAAGCCAAAACGTTAACCTATGGCGATCCGGCTGATCCAAAAACCATTGTAGGTCCGTTGATTGATAATAAAGCAGTACAGCATGTGTTAGGCTTAATTGAAAAAACAGTTGCCGCTGGCGCTAAGTTAGAGTTAGGTGGTAAAGCAGAAGGTAATGTGGTACAACCCACTATATTATCGGAAGTAACTAAAGATATGGCTATTTTCCAGGAAGAGGTCTTCGGTCCGGCTGTAGGATTAGTTCGGTTTAAAACGGATGAAGAAGCTATTGAACTGGCTAATGGTACTGATTATGGATTGAGTGGCGCCCTGCATACTCGCGATTTGCAACGTGGTTTTACTATAGCCAAGCAAATTGAAACTGGCATGATTCACATTAACGATCAATCAGTAAATGATGAAATGAACACACCATTCGGTGGGGAGAAAGACTCAGGCGTAGGGCGTTTCGGTAATGACTTTATTGTGGATGAGTTGACTACTGTGCAATGGATCAGTGTACAGGTGGAACCAAGAAAATATCCATTTTAA
- a CDS encoding SDR family oxidoreductase, with protein MTATKNFYASPLNKKTIVITGATSGIGRATALEFARYGAKVVLAARQKDVLDEMVNLCDRLGGKAIAVVTDVTDAEAVQKLAKDACIFGGSIDVWVNIAGIGALGEFTTIPIEVHDQIIRTNLLGYIHGAYAAITQFKKQKRGVLINLNSVGGWVALPFSVSYAASKFGVRGYSEALRGELSGCPGIHICDVFPSFVDTPGPSHAANYTGKLLKPMKPLVPTSKVACTVVSLAQNPKDSVTLGSSAYLARFSQWVSPKLTRWSLAKFMTLYFKQAEPAPVTNGSIFEPTRTHNQISGGYSSKVSTKKASKVAAVAGVALGAFLVLRKLI; from the coding sequence ATGACTGCTACCAAAAACTTTTACGCATCACCTCTCAATAAAAAAACAATAGTAATTACTGGTGCTACCAGTGGCATTGGCCGTGCTACCGCTTTGGAGTTTGCCCGTTATGGCGCTAAAGTAGTGTTAGCTGCCCGCCAAAAAGATGTACTGGATGAAATGGTTAACCTATGCGACCGGTTAGGAGGCAAAGCTATAGCCGTAGTAACTGATGTTACCGATGCCGAAGCTGTTCAAAAGCTGGCTAAAGATGCCTGCATATTTGGTGGTAGTATTGATGTCTGGGTAAACATAGCAGGCATTGGTGCCTTAGGTGAGTTCACAACTATTCCGATCGAAGTACACGATCAAATTATCCGTACTAATCTCTTAGGCTATATACATGGCGCTTATGCTGCCATCACACAGTTTAAAAAGCAAAAACGTGGGGTGCTTATTAACCTTAACTCGGTAGGTGGTTGGGTAGCTTTACCGTTTTCTGTATCTTATGCCGCCAGTAAATTCGGAGTACGTGGTTACTCAGAGGCATTACGAGGTGAGCTAAGCGGTTGCCCTGGTATTCATATTTGTGATGTATTTCCATCGTTTGTAGATACCCCAGGCCCTAGCCATGCGGCTAATTATACGGGTAAACTGTTAAAGCCCATGAAGCCTTTGGTACCAACCTCAAAAGTGGCTTGTACAGTAGTATCGCTGGCGCAAAATCCTAAAGATTCTGTTACCTTAGGTAGCTCTGCTTATTTGGCTCGTTTTAGCCAGTGGGTTTCGCCTAAACTAACCCGCTGGAGCCTGGCTAAATTCATGACCTTGTACTTTAAGCAGGCAGAGCCTGCACCGGTAACCAATGGAAGCATATTCGAGCCTACCCGAACGCACAACCAAATTTCGGGCGGTTATTCATCCAAAGTAAGCACTAAAAAAGCTTCAAAAGTGGCAGCTGTTGCCGGGGTTGCACTCGGTGCATTTCTAGTACTACGAAAGCTAATATAA
- a CDS encoding AMP nucleosidase, producing MNEEIEIKKDPAIVEQAKKVKEVQSPVKSGLKTKEAIVTNWLPRYTGRTLSDFGEYIILTNFSKYLQLFSQWNDNVPIMGLDKPMQSVTAGGITMINFGMGSPVAATVMDLLTAIHPKAVIFLGKCGGLKKKNYVGDLILPIAAIRGEGTSNDYLPPEVPALPSFALQKAISTTIRDLSRDYWTGTCYTTNRRVWEHDKEFKKYLKSLRAMAVDMETATIFTTGFANKIPTGALLLVSDQPMIPEGVKTAESDSKVTEQYVETHLKVGIESLKQLINNGLTVKHLRF from the coding sequence ATGAACGAAGAAATTGAGATCAAAAAAGACCCTGCTATTGTGGAGCAGGCCAAAAAAGTAAAAGAAGTACAATCGCCGGTTAAGAGCGGGCTGAAAACTAAAGAAGCCATTGTAACTAACTGGTTGCCGCGTTATACAGGCCGGACATTAAGTGACTTTGGAGAGTACATTATCCTTACCAATTTTTCAAAATACCTGCAATTGTTTTCGCAATGGAACGATAATGTGCCTATTATGGGGTTGGATAAACCCATGCAAAGCGTAACAGCTGGTGGCATTACCATGATTAACTTTGGTATGGGCAGCCCGGTAGCTGCTACAGTGATGGACTTATTAACTGCCATCCACCCCAAGGCTGTTATATTTTTGGGTAAATGCGGCGGCTTAAAAAAGAAAAACTATGTGGGTGACTTGATATTGCCTATTGCAGCCATTCGCGGTGAAGGTACCTCTAATGATTACTTGCCACCCGAAGTACCAGCCCTACCCTCTTTTGCTCTTCAAAAAGCTATTTCCACTACTATACGTGATTTATCGCGCGATTATTGGACGGGCACCTGCTACACTACTAACAGACGCGTATGGGAGCACGACAAAGAGTTTAAGAAATATTTGAAAAGCCTACGTGCCATGGCGGTAGATATGGAAACCGCGACCATTTTTACCACAGGTTTTGCCAACAAAATACCTACAGGTGCATTGCTGCTGGTGTCTGACCAACCCATGATTCCTGAAGGTGTAAAAACTGCCGAAAGTGATTCGAAAGTAACCGAGCAGTATGTAGAAACTCACCTGAAAGTAGGTATCGAGTCATTGAAGCAGTTAATCAACAATGGATTAACCGTAAAGCACCTGCGATTCTAA
- the clpX gene encoding ATP-dependent Clp protease ATP-binding subunit ClpX — MNKNSKEIRCSFCGAGKQDSLMLIAGLDAHICDKCVNQANEILAEELKVRKVKTSSSAPTILKPFDIKAHLDQYVIGQDDAKKVLAVAVYNHYKRLNQRVEKDEVEIEKSNIIMVGETGTGKTLLAKTIAKILNVPFCISDATVLTEAGYVGEDVESILTRLLQAADYDVAAAEKGIVYIDEVDKIARKSDNASITRDVSGEGVQQALLKILEGTMVNVPPQGGRKHPDQKMITVNTSNILFICGGAFDGIDKKIANRLRTQTVGYKLKRDENEVDLKNLYKYITPQDLKSFGLIPELIGRLPILTYLNPLDREALQNILVEPKNSLLKQYKKLFDYEGVKLEFDQDVLDFIVDKAMEFKLGARGLRSICEAIMIDAMFELPSKKDVKRLNITLDYAREKFEQSDLKKLKVA, encoded by the coding sequence ATGAACAAAAACAGCAAGGAAATCAGATGTTCGTTTTGTGGAGCCGGAAAACAGGATTCCCTGATGCTGATAGCTGGATTGGATGCTCACATTTGCGATAAGTGTGTTAATCAGGCCAATGAGATATTAGCTGAAGAACTTAAAGTTCGTAAGGTAAAAACTTCCTCTTCTGCGCCTACCATTCTTAAACCATTTGATATTAAAGCGCATCTTGACCAGTATGTGATTGGACAGGATGATGCCAAGAAAGTACTAGCTGTAGCTGTTTACAACCACTACAAACGCTTAAACCAGCGTGTTGAGAAAGATGAGGTTGAGATTGAAAAATCAAACATCATTATGGTGGGTGAAACTGGTACCGGTAAAACGCTGTTGGCTAAAACTATTGCTAAAATACTGAACGTTCCTTTTTGCATATCTGATGCTACTGTACTTACTGAAGCTGGTTATGTAGGGGAAGACGTAGAAAGCATTTTAACCCGTCTGCTGCAAGCTGCTGATTACGATGTAGCTGCTGCCGAAAAAGGCATTGTGTACATTGATGAGGTGGATAAAATTGCCCGCAAAAGCGATAATGCTTCCATCACTCGCGATGTATCAGGTGAAGGTGTACAACAGGCCTTGTTGAAAATCCTGGAAGGTACCATGGTGAACGTACCGCCGCAAGGTGGCCGCAAGCACCCTGATCAGAAAATGATTACGGTAAACACCAGCAATATTCTGTTTATATGTGGTGGTGCATTTGATGGTATTGATAAAAAAATTGCCAACCGCTTACGCACACAAACTGTAGGGTACAAACTAAAGCGTGATGAAAATGAGGTTGATTTAAAAAACTTGTACAAATACATTACGCCACAAGATTTGAAATCATTCGGGTTAATACCGGAGTTGATTGGCCGATTGCCGATATTAACGTACCTGAATCCACTGGATAGGGAAGCCTTGCAAAATATTTTAGTTGAGCCTAAAAACTCTCTGCTTAAACAGTACAAAAAGCTGTTTGACTATGAAGGAGTAAAACTGGAATTTGACCAAGATGTATTAGATTTTATTGTGGATAAAGCAATGGAATTTAAGTTAGGCGCTCGTGGTCTGCGTTCAATTTGTGAGGCTATCATGATTGATGCGATGTTCGAACTTCCATCTAAAAAAGATGTAAAACGCCTGAACATTACTTTAGATTATGCCCGCGAAAAGTTTGAGCAATCGGATTTAAAAAAGTTAAAGGTGGCTTAA
- the clpP gene encoding ATP-dependent Clp endopeptidase proteolytic subunit ClpP has protein sequence MNSNIDKNEFRKYAVKHHRINSLFVDKFISSVEHKIMPTGIATPVDMTPYIIEERQLNVAQMDVFSRLMMDRIIFLGDAIYENIANIIQAQLLFLQSADAKRDIQIYINSPGGSVYAGLGIYDTMQFVANDVATICTGMAASMAAVLLCAGADGKRAALPHSRVMIHQPLGGAQGQASDIEITAREIQKLKKELYEIISKHSGTPYEKVWEASDRDHWMIAEEAKEFGMVDEVLRSNSEK, from the coding sequence ATGAATAGTAACATTGATAAAAACGAGTTTCGTAAATACGCGGTTAAACACCACCGCATCAACAGTCTGTTTGTTGATAAATTTATTTCGAGCGTTGAGCATAAAATCATGCCTACCGGCATTGCTACTCCTGTAGATATGACGCCTTACATCATTGAAGAACGCCAACTGAATGTAGCTCAGATGGACGTATTTTCACGCTTGATGATGGACCGGATCATCTTTTTAGGTGATGCCATTTATGAAAACATTGCTAACATTATTCAGGCGCAATTACTGTTCCTGCAATCAGCCGATGCTAAGCGTGATATTCAAATTTATATCAACTCACCTGGTGGTTCAGTATATGCTGGTTTAGGTATTTATGATACCATGCAGTTTGTAGCTAACGATGTAGCTACCATTTGTACCGGTATGGCTGCTTCAATGGCTGCTGTATTGTTGTGTGCTGGTGCCGATGGCAAACGTGCTGCTTTACCACACTCACGCGTAATGATTCACCAGCCGCTGGGTGGTGCACAAGGTCAGGCTTCTGATATTGAAATTACTGCTCGCGAGATTCAGAAATTGAAAAAAGAGCTTTACGAAATCATTTCTAAGCACAGCGGTACCCCTTACGAAAAAGTTTGGGAAGCTTCTGACCGTGACCACTGGATGATTGCTGAAGAAGCTAAAGAGTTTGGCATGGTTGATGAGGTACTGCGCAGTAATAGCGAAAAATAA
- the tig gene encoding trigger factor — protein MNISQEKTGQLNAVITINIDANDYQARVDKAIKDQAKKAKLPGFRPGMVPPAHIKRMYGKSILVDEINNLLSDTLNNYLNEQQLEVLGQPLPKVDDEKNYNWDFNDNFEFNYEVGLAPEFTVNVSADDKLTYYKIKVDDETLAERIKNLRRSYGKMTNPDVSAEDDVLYGVLEQLSADGSVFEGGISNTTSVRLDQVQDESIKASLVGLKKDDVVTFDIQKAYNNDAARIAALLKIDEAEAADLKSDFRLTVKNVNRLEESDLDQAFFDKIFPAGTVTTEEEFRTKITEELENMMVQDADNKLQSDLYNLVLDKVQFELPDEFLKRWLKATNEKLTDEELEGGYPEFAKNLKWTLIGNKIVRDNNLEIQYEDVLSLAKQRIDAQFRMYSPQPISEEQLNQYAVQFLQDKESANRIFEEAKSLKVFEYLKGIVTLNEQEITFGDFSKLAQA, from the coding sequence ATGAATATCTCACAGGAAAAAACCGGTCAACTGAACGCGGTGATCACCATTAATATTGATGCCAACGATTACCAGGCACGCGTAGATAAAGCTATTAAAGATCAAGCAAAAAAAGCTAAACTGCCAGGATTTCGCCCAGGCATGGTTCCACCAGCCCACATTAAAAGAATGTACGGCAAAAGCATTCTGGTTGATGAGATTAACAACCTGTTATCCGATACACTGAACAATTATTTGAACGAACAGCAACTGGAGGTATTAGGTCAGCCTTTGCCTAAAGTTGATGATGAAAAAAATTATAACTGGGATTTTAACGACAACTTTGAATTTAACTACGAAGTTGGTTTAGCTCCTGAGTTTACCGTTAATGTATCAGCTGATGATAAACTTACTTACTACAAAATTAAAGTAGATGACGAAACGTTAGCTGAGCGCATCAAAAATCTGCGTCGCAGCTACGGAAAAATGACAAACCCTGACGTATCGGCAGAAGATGACGTACTATACGGGGTATTAGAGCAATTATCGGCTGATGGTTCTGTTTTTGAAGGTGGTATTAGCAACACTACATCTGTTCGTTTAGATCAGGTACAGGATGAAAGCATCAAAGCTTCTCTGGTTGGCTTGAAAAAAGATGATGTAGTAACTTTTGATATTCAAAAAGCTTACAACAATGATGCTGCACGTATTGCAGCCCTGTTGAAGATTGATGAAGCAGAAGCTGCTGATTTAAAATCAGATTTCCGTTTAACTGTTAAAAATGTTAATCGGTTAGAAGAAAGTGATTTAGATCAGGCGTTCTTTGACAAAATTTTCCCTGCTGGTACGGTAACTACTGAGGAAGAGTTCCGCACTAAAATTACTGAAGAACTAGAAAACATGATGGTACAAGATGCTGACAACAAATTGCAAAGCGACCTGTACAACCTTGTTTTAGACAAAGTTCAGTTTGAACTTCCTGATGAGTTTTTAAAACGCTGGTTAAAAGCAACCAACGAAAAACTGACCGACGAAGAATTAGAAGGTGGCTACCCGGAATTTGCTAAAAACTTGAAGTGGACTTTGATTGGTAACAAAATTGTTCGTGATAACAACCTTGAAATTCAGTACGAGGATGTATTGAGCTTGGCTAAACAACGTATTGATGCGCAGTTCCGCATGTATAGCCCGCAGCCGATCAGCGAAGAGCAATTAAACCAATATGCAGTTCAGTTTTTACAAGATAAAGAAAGTGCAAACCGTATTTTTGAAGAAGCCAAATCGTTAAAAGTATTTGAATACTTGAAAGGTATAGTTACCCTGAATGAACAGGAAATTACCTTTGGCGATTTCAGCAAATTAGCGCAAGCTTAA